Proteins encoded together in one Ptiloglossa arizonensis isolate GNS036 chromosome 9, iyPtiAriz1_principal, whole genome shotgun sequence window:
- the LOC143150880 gene encoding MAP kinase-activated protein kinase 2-like isoform X1: MPKSAHKWTFWRKCKRSASEENEENKKGKRKRAAETEIDVSTKEKEVPSLEIKRKTMEHTLTRCDARVPKVTPITDDYEISNHVLGLGINGKVVQCYDKSTREKYALKVLYDCVKARREVELHWRASNCRHIVQVKDVYENTYSGNKCLLVVMECMEGGELFERIQDRQDGAFTEREAAQIMYEICVAVKHLHDMNIAHRDLKPENLLYSKPDNTGILKLTDFGFAKETHLKDTLQTPCYTPYYVAPEVLGPEKYDKSCDIWSLGVIMYILLCGFPPFYSNHGLAISPGMKKRIRLGQYDFPAPEWSHVSSEAQDLIKGMLCTDPARRLQIDEVMRNKWISKHTEVPATPLHTGRVLREGEELWPEVQEEMTRSLATMRVDYDTANLKQLDHTNNALLIKRRRAKQSNAVPPAANPTPAS; the protein is encoded by the exons ATGCCGAAATCGGCACACAAGTGGACATTTTGGAG AAAGTGCAAGAGGTCGGCTTCCGAAGAGAACGAAGAGAATAAAAAGGGAAAGCGGAAACGAGCAGCGGAAACGGAGATCGACGTGTCGACGAAAGAGAAGGAAGTCCCGAGcttggaaataaaaagaaaaaccatggAACATACCCTTACAAGATGCGACGCCCGGGTACCAAAAGTTACACCGATCACAGATGACTACGAGATCAGTAACCACGTACTAGGTCTTGGAATCAACGGAAAAGTTGTTCAGTGTTATGACAAAAGTACGAGGGAAAAGTATGCGCTCAAG GTATTGTATGATTGTGTAAAGGCTCGGAGAGAAGTTGAATTACATTGGAGAGCATCAAATTGCAGACATATAGTCCAAGTTAAGGATGTATATGAAAACACCTATAGTGGGAATAAATGTTTATTGGTTGTTATGGAATG CATGGAGGGAGGAGAGTTATTTGAGAGAATACAAGATAGACAGGATGGTGCTTTTACAGAAAggg AAGCTGCGCAAATAATGTATGAAATTTGTGTTGCTGTAAAGCATCTACACGATATGAATATTGCACATAGAGATCTCAAACCAGAAAATCTTCTCTATTCCAAACCTG ATAATACTGGAATACTGAAGCTTACAGATTTTGGTTTTGCAAAAGAAACGCATTTAAAAGATACTCTACAAACACCATGTTATACGCCATACTATGTAG CTCCTGAGGTTTTGGGGCCAGAGAAGTATGATAAAAGCTGTGATATTTGGTCACTTGGAGTTATAATGTATATATT ATTGTGCGGTTTTCCACCTTTTTATAGCAATCATGGTTTAGCAATTTCACCGGGAATGAAGAAGAGAATTCGTTTAGGTCAATACGATTTTCCAGCTCCTGAATGGTCACATGTAAGCTCAGAGGCGCAAGATCTTATCAAGGGTATGTTGTGCACAGATCCAGCTAGAAGATTGCAAATCGACGAAGTTATGCGAAATAAATGGATTTCT AAACATACAGAAGTACCAGCCACTCCTTTACATACTGGGCGCGTGCTTCGAGAAGGCGAAGAACTTTGGCCAGAAGTACAGGAAGAAATGACACGGTCTTTAGCAACGATGCGTGTAGACTACGACACAGCTAATTTGAAACAATTGGACCACACAAATAATGCGTTATTAATTAAACGCAGACGGGCAAAGCAATCCAATGCCGTACCGCCAGCCGCTAATCCTACGCCTGCTTCCTAg
- the LOC143150880 gene encoding MAP kinase-activated protein kinase 2-like isoform X2, translated as MKCLNLLRIFILKCKRSASEENEENKKGKRKRAAETEIDVSTKEKEVPSLEIKRKTMEHTLTRCDARVPKVTPITDDYEISNHVLGLGINGKVVQCYDKSTREKYALKVLYDCVKARREVELHWRASNCRHIVQVKDVYENTYSGNKCLLVVMECMEGGELFERIQDRQDGAFTEREAAQIMYEICVAVKHLHDMNIAHRDLKPENLLYSKPDNTGILKLTDFGFAKETHLKDTLQTPCYTPYYVAPEVLGPEKYDKSCDIWSLGVIMYILLCGFPPFYSNHGLAISPGMKKRIRLGQYDFPAPEWSHVSSEAQDLIKGMLCTDPARRLQIDEVMRNKWISKHTEVPATPLHTGRVLREGEELWPEVQEEMTRSLATMRVDYDTANLKQLDHTNNALLIKRRRAKQSNAVPPAANPTPAS; from the exons atGAAGTGCTTAAATTTGCttcgtatatttatatt AAAGTGCAAGAGGTCGGCTTCCGAAGAGAACGAAGAGAATAAAAAGGGAAAGCGGAAACGAGCAGCGGAAACGGAGATCGACGTGTCGACGAAAGAGAAGGAAGTCCCGAGcttggaaataaaaagaaaaaccatggAACATACCCTTACAAGATGCGACGCCCGGGTACCAAAAGTTACACCGATCACAGATGACTACGAGATCAGTAACCACGTACTAGGTCTTGGAATCAACGGAAAAGTTGTTCAGTGTTATGACAAAAGTACGAGGGAAAAGTATGCGCTCAAG GTATTGTATGATTGTGTAAAGGCTCGGAGAGAAGTTGAATTACATTGGAGAGCATCAAATTGCAGACATATAGTCCAAGTTAAGGATGTATATGAAAACACCTATAGTGGGAATAAATGTTTATTGGTTGTTATGGAATG CATGGAGGGAGGAGAGTTATTTGAGAGAATACAAGATAGACAGGATGGTGCTTTTACAGAAAggg AAGCTGCGCAAATAATGTATGAAATTTGTGTTGCTGTAAAGCATCTACACGATATGAATATTGCACATAGAGATCTCAAACCAGAAAATCTTCTCTATTCCAAACCTG ATAATACTGGAATACTGAAGCTTACAGATTTTGGTTTTGCAAAAGAAACGCATTTAAAAGATACTCTACAAACACCATGTTATACGCCATACTATGTAG CTCCTGAGGTTTTGGGGCCAGAGAAGTATGATAAAAGCTGTGATATTTGGTCACTTGGAGTTATAATGTATATATT ATTGTGCGGTTTTCCACCTTTTTATAGCAATCATGGTTTAGCAATTTCACCGGGAATGAAGAAGAGAATTCGTTTAGGTCAATACGATTTTCCAGCTCCTGAATGGTCACATGTAAGCTCAGAGGCGCAAGATCTTATCAAGGGTATGTTGTGCACAGATCCAGCTAGAAGATTGCAAATCGACGAAGTTATGCGAAATAAATGGATTTCT AAACATACAGAAGTACCAGCCACTCCTTTACATACTGGGCGCGTGCTTCGAGAAGGCGAAGAACTTTGGCCAGAAGTACAGGAAGAAATGACACGGTCTTTAGCAACGATGCGTGTAGACTACGACACAGCTAATTTGAAACAATTGGACCACACAAATAATGCGTTATTAATTAAACGCAGACGGGCAAAGCAATCCAATGCCGTACCGCCAGCCGCTAATCCTACGCCTGCTTCCTAg
- the LOC143151655 gene encoding uncharacterized protein LOC143151655 has translation MTCAYHNTCITDSRFIHASSSEVCHPTSKRSNRLEYLSTCRRIAGFTQSTQRLQLSYEKLIHKHERIGGYGGKAPLQAILGCDSLHRDVYILLVFGFLSELAFL, from the exons ATGAC ttGTGCTTATCACAATACGTGTATCACTGATTCGCGATTC ATACATGCAAGTTCTTCGGAGGTGTGTCACCCAACTTCCAAACGGTCGAACAGATTGGAATACCTGTCTACCTGTCGTAGAATAGCCGGTTTTACACAg TCCACTCAACGACTCCAACTTTCATACGAAAAACTAATTCACAAACACGAGCGGATAGGCGGCTATGGCGGCAAAGCGCCTCTACAAGCAATCTTGGGATGTGACTCACTGCACAGGGACGTCTATATACTGCTAGTATTTGGGTTCCTTAGCGAGCTCGCGTTCCTCTAG